Part of the Jatrophihabitans sp. GAS493 genome, GGTTGAGGATGCTGAACTGGAAGAAACCACCAGTGAAGTAGCGGAGCGGCACGAGAAGCTCTCCGAGGATGTCGACGCGATTCTCGACGAGATCGACGACGTCCTCGAGACCAATGCCGAGGACTTCGTCCGGTCGTTCGTCCAGAAGGGCGGCGAGTGATCTCGCGCGGACACGAGCCGCTCGGGCTGCTGCAGCACGCAACGGCGCCGGGCTCGTCGTCATTCACTGATTTCCTGAGTTCGGCGTCACCGCAGCTACTGCCGGGCCCCTCCAGCCG contains:
- a CDS encoding ubiquitin-like protein Pup, which translates into the protein MPTHDSGQSRPQRQPDAVEDAELEETTSEVAERHEKLSEDVDAILDEIDDVLETNAEDFVRSFVQKGGE